One genomic segment of Entelurus aequoreus isolate RoL-2023_Sb linkage group LG25, RoL_Eaeq_v1.1, whole genome shotgun sequence includes these proteins:
- the LOC133642296 gene encoding metalloproteinase inhibitor 2-like, with translation MMSWMKCRVFPLVLLCMWQLQEGAHACTCIYDHPQTQFCQSDVAIKAKVVAKKAVGGKFHNEIQYDIKLIKILKGPNRHFDTICTASSSAACGVTLNKGVEYFITGKLKPDGSLYVSSCNYPLPWKSSHKILVERYRMGCDCKINRCTAVLCDITGPTECLWTDWLTGNWVNNEHDKQCACIKRRDGSCSWYQEAASPKKG, from the exons ATGATGAGTTGGATGAAGTGTCGTGTGTTCCCCCTGGTGCTGCTGTGCATGTGGCAGCTGCAAGAAGGAGCACACGCCTGCACATGTATTTATGACCATCCACAGACGCAGTTTTGCCAATCAGATGTTG cCATCAAGGCAAAGGTGGTTGCAAAGAAGGCTGTTGGTGGTAAATTTCACAATGAGATCCAGTATGACATCAAACTGATAAAG aTTTTGAAAGGCCCTAACAGACACTTTGATACCATCTGCACTGCATCCTCTTCTGCAGCATGTGGTGTGACTCTGAACAAAGGTGTAGAATATTTTATCACAG GCAAACTGAAGCCAGACGGGTCTCTGTACGTGTCATCCTGTAACTACCCTTTACCCTGGAAGAGCAGCCACAAGATCCTGGTAGAACGTTATAGGATGGGCTGTGATTGCAAG ATCAATCGCTGCACCGCTGTCCTGTGTGACATCACTGGTCCTACTGAGTGCTTGTGGACGGACTGGCTGACGGGGAATTGGGTCAATAACGAGCACGACAAACAATGTGCTTGCATCAAGAGAAGGGATGGTTCTTGTTCCTGGTACCAGGAGGCCGCCTCCCCCAAAAAGGGTTAA
- the LOC133642425 gene encoding metalloproteinase inhibitor 2-like — MMSWMKCCVFPLVLLCMWQLQEGAHACSCPLTHPQTAFCQSDVVIKAKVVAKKTGVGKFNDVKYDIQHIATFRGPEKLFGTIYTASNSAACGVSLTNGVEYLITGRMRSDGSLYISLCDYIVPWKSSHTILVERYSMGCDCKITRCDSVPCGISGPTECLWTEKLFGDSGQDKQCACIKRSDGSCAWYKDAASPKKG, encoded by the exons ATGATGAGTTGGATGAAGTGTTGTGTGTTCCCCCTGGTACTGCTGTGCATGTGGCAGCTGCAAGAAGGAGCACACGCCTGCAGTTGTCCTCTCACGCATCCACAGACCGCCTTTTGCCAGTCAGATGTCG TCATCAAGGCAAAGGTGGTTGCAAAAAAAACCGGCGTTGGTAAATTTAACGACGTCAAGTATGACATCCAACACATTGCG ACATTCAGAGGCCCTGAGAAGCTCTTTGGTACCATCTACACTGCATCCAACTCTGCAGCATGTGGTGTGAGTCTGACCAATGGTGTAGAATATTTGATCACAG GTCGAATGAGATCTGACGGGTCTCTGTACATCTCATTGTGTGACTACATTGTTCCCTGGAAAAGCAGCCACACGATCCTGGTGGAGCGTTATTCAATGGGCTGTGATTGCAAG ATCACTCGCTGTGACTCTGTCCCGTGTGGGATCAGCGGCCCGACTGAGTGCTTGTGGACGGAAAAGCTGTTTGGTGATTCAGGGCAGGACAAACAATGTGCTTGCATCAAGAGAAGTGATGGTTCCTGTGCTTGGTACAAGGATGCTGCCTCA